The proteins below are encoded in one region of Cololabis saira isolate AMF1-May2022 chromosome 21, fColSai1.1, whole genome shotgun sequence:
- the LOC133421732 gene encoding myosin heavy chain, fast skeletal muscle-like isoform X1 — MGTDAEMEAYGPASIYLRKPEKERLEAQTAPFDAKTAYFVAEPAEMYLKGKLVSKEGGKATVETLEGGKTLTVKEEDIHPMNPPKFDKIEDMAMMTHLNEPAVLYNLKERFASWMIYTYSGLFCVVVNPYKWLPVYDAQVVNAYRGKKRVEAPPHIFSISDNAYQFMLTDRENQSILITGESGAGKTVNTKRVIQYFATIAVVGGKKAEAQQTGKIQGSLEDQIIAANPLLEAYGNAKTVRNDNSSRFGKFIRIHFGATGKLSSADIETYLLEKSRVTFQLSAERSYHIFYQLMTGHKPELLEALLITTNPYDYTMVSQGEVTVKSIDDVEEFIATDVKSLLIVSNIYKIKCNGEKRINANYILFMLIQTAIDILGFTGEEKQGIYKLTGAVMHHGNMKFKQKQREEQAEPDGTEVADKIAYLLGLNSADMLKALCYPRVKVGNEMVTKGQTVPQVNNSVSALCKSIYEKMFLWMVVRINEMLDTKQPRSSFIGVLDIAGFEIFDFNSLEQLCINFTNEKLQQFFNHHMFVLEQEEYKKEGIEWEFIDFGMDLAACIELIEKPMGIFSILEEECMFPKASDTTFKNKLHDQHLGKTKAFEKPKPGKGKAEAHFALVHYAGTVDYNITGWLDKNKDPLNNSVVQLYQKASNKLLCMLYAAHAGADEAAAGKKAGKKKGGSFQTVSALFRENLGKLMTNLRSTHPHFVRCLIPNESKTPGLMENFLVIHQLRCNGVLEGIRICRKGFPSRILYGDFKQRYKVLNASVIPEGQFIDNKKCAEKLLGSIDVDHTQYKFGHTKVFFKAGLLGTLEEMRDEKLAQLVTMTQALARGYVMRKEFVKMMARREAVFSIQYNIRSFMNVKNWPWMNLYFKIKPLLKSAETEKELMNMKENYEKMKTDLATALAKKKELEEKMVSILQEKNDLQLQVASETENLSDAEERCEGLIKSKIQLEAKLKETTERLEDEEEINAELTAKKRKLEDECSELKKDIDDLELTLAKVEKEKHATENKVKNLTEEMASQDESIAKLTKEKKALQEAHQQTLDDLQAEEDKVNTLTKSKTKLEQQVDDLEGSLEQEKKLRMDLERAKRKLEGDLKLAQESIMDLENDKQQSDEKIKKKDFEISQLLSKIEDEQSLGAQLQKKIKELQARIEELEEEIEAERAARAKVEKQRADLSRELEEISERLEEAGGATAAQIEMNKKREAEFQKLRRDLEESTLQHEATAAALRKKQADTVAELGEQIDNLQRVKQKLEKEKSEYKMEIDDLSSNMEAVAKAKSNLEKMCRTLEDQFSELKSKYDENVRQLNDVNAQRARLQTENGEFGRQLEEKEALVSQLTRSKQAFTQQIEELKRHVEEEVKAKNALAHAVQSARHDCDLLREQFEEEQEAKAELQRSMSKANSEVAQWRSKYETDAIQRTEELEEAKKKLAQRLQDAEESIEAVNSKCASLEKTKQRLQSEVEDLMVDVERANALAANLDKKQRNFDKVLAEWKQKYEEGQAELEGAQKEARSLSTELFKMKNSYEESLDQLETMKRENKNLQQEISDLTEQLGETGKSIHELEKAKKSVETEKIEIQTALEEAEGALEHEESKILRVQLELNQVKGEVDRKLAEKDEEMEQIKRNSQRVIDSMQSTLDAEVRSRNDALRIKKKMEGDLNEMEIQLSHANRQAAESQKQLRNVQGQLKDAQLHLDEAVRGQEDMKEQVAMVERRNGLMLAEIEELRVALEQTERGRKVAEQELVDTSERVGLLHSQNTSLINSKKKLEADLVQIQGEVEDTVQEARNAEEKAKKAITDAAMMAEELKKEQDTSAHLERMKKNLEITVKDLQHRLDEAENLAMKGGKKQLQKLESRVRELESEVDAEQRRGADAVKGVRKYERRVKELTYQTEEDKKNVHRLQDLVDKLQLKVKAYKRQSEEAEEQANTHMSRLRKVQHELEEAQERADIAESQVNKLRAKSRDHGKADSAE, encoded by the exons ATGGGCACAGACGCAGAAATGGAGGCCTATGGCCCGGCGTCCATCTACCTCCGGAAGCCAGAGAAGGAGAGGCTCGAGGCCCAGACTGCTCCTTTTGATGCCAAAACGGCCTACTTTGTGGCTGAACCTGCTGAGATGTATCTCAAGGGTAAACTGGTGTCGAAAGAGGGTGGCAAAGCCACAGTTGAGACTCTCGAAGGAGGAAAA ACTCTCACTGTCAAAGAGGAGGACATCCACCCAATGAATCCTCCCAAATTTGACAAGATTGAGGACATGGCCATGATGACCCACCTCAATGAGCCCGCCGTGTTGTATAACCTCAAAGAGCGTTTTGCATCATGGATGATCTAC ACCTACTCTGGCCTGTTCTGCGTGGTCGTGAACCCCTACAAGTGGCTTCCAGTATACGATGCTCAGGTTGTCAATGCATACAGAGGCAAGAAGAGAGTGGAGGCTCCTCCCCACATCTTCTCCATCTCTGATAACGCCTATCAGTTCATGCTCACTG ATCGTGAGAACCAGTCCATCCTTATCAC CGGAGAATCCGGTGCAGGAAAGACTGTCAACACCAAGCGTGTCATCCAGTACTTTGCAACAATTGCAGTGGTTGGAGGAAAAAAAGCTGAGGCTCAACAAACTGGCAAAATACAG GGTTCACTGGAAGATCAAATCATTGCAGCAAACCCCCTGTTGGAAGCATATGGAAATGCCAAGACTGTGAGGAATGACAACTCCTCCCGCTTT GGTAAATTTATCAGAATTCATTTTGGAGCCACTGGCAAACTGTCCTCAGCAGATATTGAAACAT ATCTGCTGGAGAAGTCCCGTGTCACCTTCCAGTTGTCTGCTGAGAGGAGCTACCACATCTTTTATCAATTGATGACTGGCCACAAGCCTGAGCTGCTGG AGGCTCTTCTGATCACCACCAATCCCTACGACTACACAATGGTCAGTCAGGGGGAAGTCACGGTCAAGAGCATCGATGATGTGGAGGAGTTCATCGCAACAGATGTAAAGAGTCTATTAATAGtttcaaatatatataaaattaaatgtaatggggaaaaaagaataaatgctAATTACATCCTTTTTATGTTAATACAGACTGCTATCGACATCTTGGGCTTCACTGGTGAAGAAAAGCAAGGCATCTACAAGCTGACTGGTGCTGTGATGCATCATGGCAACATGAAATTCAAGCAGAAGCAGCGCGAGGAGCAGGCTGAACCTGATGGCACTGAGG TGGCTGATAAAATCGCTTACCTGCTGGGCCTGAACTCAGCTGATATGTTGAAAGCTCTGTGCTACCCAAGGGTCAAGGTCGGAAATGAGATGGTCACTAAAGGTCAGACCGTCCCACAG GTCAACAACTCTGTCTCGGCTCTGTGCAAGTCTATCTATGAGAAGATGTTCTTGTGGATGGTCGTACGTATCAATGAGATGTTGGACACAAAGCAGCCACGATCCTCCTTCATTGGAGTGTTGGACATTGCTGGATTTGAGATCTTTGAT TTCAACAGCTTGGAGCAGCTCTGCATCAACTTCACCAATGAGAAACTGCAACAGTTCTTCAACCACCACATGTTTGTCCTGGAGCAAGAGGAGTACAAGAAAGAAGGCATTGAATGGGAGTTCATTGATTTCGGTATGGACTTGGCTGCCTGCATTGAGCTTATTGAGAAG CCAATGGGCATCTTCTCCATCCTTGAAGAGGAGTGCATGTTCCCCAAAGCTTCCGATACAACTTTCAAGAACAAGCTGCATGATCAGCATCTTGGAAAGACCAAGGCCTTTGAGAAGCCTAAACCCGGAAAGGGCAAGGCTGAAGCTCACTTCGCCCTGGTCCACTATGCTGGTACAGTGGATTACAACATCACTGGCTGGCTGGACAAGAACAAGGACCCACTGAACAACTCAGTGGTGCAGCTCTACCAGAAGGCTTCAAACAAACTGCTGTGCATGTTGTATGCAGCTCATGCTGGAGCTGATG aggCCGCTGCTGGCAAGAAAGCCGGTAAGAAGAAGGGTGGTTCCTTCCAGACTGTGTCTGCTCTTTTCAGG GAGAACTTGGGCAAGCTGATGACCAACCTAAGGAGCACTCATCCTCACTTTGTGCGTTGCCTGATTCCCAATGAATCAAAGACCCCAG GTCTTATGGAGAACTTCCTGGTCATCCACCAGCTGAGGTGTAACGGTGTGCTGGAAGGCATCAGAATCTGTAGGAAGGGCTTCCCCAGCAGAATCCTCTACGGTGACTTCAAGCAGAG ATACAAAGTATTGAATGCCAGTGTCATCCCTGAGGGACAGTTCATTGACAACAAGAAATGTGCAGAGAAGTTGCTGGGCTCCATTGATGTGGACCACACTCAGTACAAGTTTGGACACACTAAG GTGTTCTTCAAAGCTGGTCTGCTGGGTACACTTGAGGAGATGAGAGATGAGAAACTGGCTCAGCTGGTGACCATGACTCAGGCTCTCGCCAGAGGATATGTCATGAGGAAGGAGTTTGTTAAGATGATGGCGAGAAG agAAGCTGTCTTCAGCATCCAGTACAACATCCGCTCATTCATGAATGTGAAAAACTGGCCATGGATGAATCTCTACTTCAAGATCAAGCCTCTTCTGAAGAGTGCTGAGACTGAGAAGGAGCTCATGAATATGAAGGAGAACTATGAAAAGATGAAAACAGACTTGGCTACGGCTCTGGCCAAAAAGAAGGAGCTAGAGGAGAAGATGGTTAGCATCCTGCAAGAGAAGAATGACCTGCAACTCCAAGTGGCTTCA GAAACGGAAAATCTCTCAGATGCTGAGGAAAGGTGCGAGGGGCTCATTAAGAGCAAGATCCAGCTTGAGGCCAAACTCAAAGAGACAACAGAGAGActggaggatgaagaggaaatCAACGCTGAGCTGACTGCCAagaagaggaagctggaggaTGAATGCTCTGAGCTGAAGAAAGACATCGACGACTTGGAACTCACCTTGGCTAAAGTGGAGAAAGAGAAACATGCCACTGAAAACAAG GTGAAAAACCTCACTGAAGAGATGGCATCTCAAGATGAGTCCATTGCCAAGCTGACCAAGGAGAAGAAAGCTCTCCAGGAGGCCCATCAGCAAACACTGGATGACCTGCAGGCAGAGGAAGACAAAGTCAACACTCTGACCAAGTCCAAGACAAAGCTGGAACAACAAGTGGATGAT CTTGAAGGGTCACTGGAGCAAGAGAAAAAGCTCCGTATGGACCTTGAGAGAGCCAAGAGGAAGCTCGAGGGAGATCTGAAACTGGCCCAGGAATCCATCATGGATCTGGAGAATGACAAGCAGCAGTCTGATGAGAAAATCAAGAA GAAGGACTTTGAAATCAGCCAGCTCCTCAGCAAGATTGAGGATGAACAGTCCCTTGGTGCTCAGCTTCAGAAGAAGATCAAGGAACTCCAG GCTCGCATTGAGGAGCTGGAAGAGGAGATTGAGGCTGAGAGAGCTGCTCGGGCTAAGGTAGAGAAGCAGAGAGCTGATCTCTCAAGGGAGCTTGAGGAGATCAGTGAGAGGCTTGAGGAAGCTGGAGGAGCAACAGCCGCTCAGATTGAGATGAACAAGAAGCGTGAGGCTGAGTTCCAGAAGTTGCGTAGGGACCTTGAAGAATCCACCCTGCAGCATGAAGCTACTGCAGCAGCTCTCCGCAAGAAGCAGGCCGACACTGTTGCAGAGCTGGGAGAGCAGATCGACAACCTCCAACGTGTCAAGCAGAAGCTGGAGAAGGAGAAGAGCGAGTACAAGATGGAGATTGATGACCTCTCCAGCAACATGGAGGCAGTTGCCAAGGCTAAG AGCAACTTGGAGAAAATGTGCAGGACTCTTGAGGACCAGTTCAGTGAGCTTAAATCCAAATATGATGAAAATGTTCGCCAGCTGAATGACGTTAATGCACAAAGGGCCAGACTTCAGACTGAGAACG GCGAGTTTGGTCGTCAGCTGGAGGAAAAAGAAGCTCTCGTTTCTCAGCTGACCAGAAGCAAACAGGCTTTCACTCAGCAGATTGAGGAGCTCAAGAGACACGTTGAGGAGGAAGTCAAG GCCAAGAACGCCCTGGCCCATGCTGTTCAGTCAGCCCGCCATGACTGTGATCTGCTCAGAGAGCAGtttgaggaggagcaggaggccaAGGCTGAGCTGCAGAGATCAATGTCAAAGGCCAACAGTGAGGTGGCTCAGTGGAGAAGCAAATATGAAACGGATGCTATCCAGCGCACAGAAGAACTGGAGGAGGCCAA GAAAAAGCTTGCTCAGCGTCTGCAGGACGCTGAGGAATCCATTGAGGCTGTGAACTCCAAGTGTGCCTCACTGGAGAAGACCAAGCAGAGGCTGCAGAGTGAGGTGGAGGACCTCATGGTTGACGTGGAGAGAGCCAATGCTCTGGCTGCCAACCTTGACAAGAAGCAAAGGAACTTTGACAAA GTCCTTGCAGAATGGAAACAGAAGTATGAGGAGGGCCAAGCAGAGCTGGAAGGAGCCCAGAAAGAGGCTCGTTCTCTCAGCACTGAGCTGTTCAAGATGAAGAACTCCTATGAGGAGTcactggatcagctggagaccATGAAGAGAGAGAACAAGAACCTGCAGC AGGAGATCTCAGATCTGACTGAACAACTTGGTGAGACTGGAAAGAGCATTCATGAGCTGGAGAAAGCCAAGAAGAGTGTGGAGACAGAGAAGATTGAAATTCAGACTGCACTGGAGGAAGCTGAG GGTGCTTTGGAGCATGAGGAGTCCAAGATTCTCCGTGTGCAGCTGGAGCTCAACCAGGTCAAGGGTGAGGTTGACAGGAAGCTGGCAGAGAAGGACGAGGAGATGGAGCAGATCAAGAGAAACAGCCAGAGGGTGATTGACTCAATGCAGAGTACTCTTGATGCCGAGGTCAGGAGCAGGAATGATGCACTGAGAATCAAGAAGAAGATGGAGGGAGACCTCAATGAGATGGAGATTCAGCTCAGCCACGCCAACAGGCAGGCTGCTGAGTCCCAGAAGCAACTGAGGAATGTTCAGGGACAGCTCAAG GATGCCCAACTGCACCTGGATGAGGCTGTCAGGGGACAGGAAGACATGAAGGAGCAGGTTGCCATGGTGGAGCGCAGGAATGGTCTGATGTTAGCTGAGATTGAGGAGCTGAGAGTTGCTCTGGAGCAGACAGAGAGAGGACGTAAAGTGGCTGAGCAGGAGTTGGTTGATACTAGTGAACGTGTCGGCCTGCTTCACTCCCAG AACACCAGCCTTATCAACTCCAAGAAGAAGCTGGAAGCTGACCTTGTGCAGATTCAGGGTGAGGTGGAGGATACTGTTCAGGAAGCTAGAAATGCTGAGGAGAAAGCCAAAAAGGCTATCACTGAT GCTGCTATGATGGCTGAGGAGCTGAAGAAGGAACAGGACACCAGCGCCCACCTGGAGAGGATGAAGAAGAACTTGGAGATCACAGTCAAGGACCTGCAGCACCGTCTGGATGAGGCTGAGAATCTTGCCATGAAGGGTGGCAAGAAGCAACTCCAGAAACTGGAGTCCAGG GTTCGTGAGCTGGAGTCTGAAGTTGATGCTGAACAGAGGCGTGGAGCTGATGCTGTTAAAGGAGTCCGCAAATATGAGAGGAGAGTGAAGGAGCTGACATACCAG ACTGAGGAGGACAAGAAGAATGTGCACAGACTTCAGGATCTGGTGGACAAGCTGCAGCTCAAAGTTAAAGCTTACAAGAGACAGTCTGAGGAGGCG GAGGAGCAGGCCAACACCCACATGTCCAGGCTCAGAAAGGTCCAGCATGAACTGGAGGAAGCTCAGGAGCGTGCTGACATCGCTGAGTCTCAGGTCAACAAGCTCAGGGCCAAGAGCCGTGACCATGGAAAG gCTGACAGCGCTGAATAA